Proteins encoded in a region of the Globicephala melas chromosome 1, mGloMel1.2, whole genome shotgun sequence genome:
- the LOC115846955 gene encoding histone H4 produces the protein MSGRGKGGKGLGKGGAKRHRKVLRDNIQGITKPAIRRLARRGGVKRISGLIYEETRGVLKVFLENVIRDAVTYTEHAKRKTVTAMDVVYALKRQGRTLYGFGG, from the coding sequence ATGTCTGGAAGAGGGAAGGGCGGCAAAGGCTTGGGCAAGGGTGGCGCTAAGCGCCACCGCAAGGTTTTGAGAGATAACATCCAAGGCATCACCAAGCCCGCCATCCGGCGTCTTGCTCGGCGCGGGGGGGTCAAGCGCATCTCCGGCCTCATTTACGAAGAGACCCGAGGTGTGTTGAAGGTGTTCCTGGAGAATGTCATTAGGGACGCGGTCACCTACACGGAGCACGCCAAGCGCAAGACGGTCACTGCCATGGACGTGGTGTACGCGCTCAAACGGCAGGGACGCACCCTGTATGGCTTCGGAGGCTAA
- the LOC115850829 gene encoding histone H2B type 2-E-like: MPEPAKSAPASKKGSKKAVTKAQKKDGRKRKRSRKESYSIYVYKVLKQVHPDTGISSKAMGIMNSFVNDIFERIAGEASRLAHYNKRSTITSREIQTAVRLLLPGELAKHAVSEGTKAVTKYTSSK; the protein is encoded by the coding sequence ATGCCTGAGCCGGCAAAATCCGCCCCGGCGTCCAAGAAGGGCTCGAAGAAAGCTGTCACCAAAGCCCAGAAGAAGGACGGCAGGAAGCGCAAGCGCAGCCGCAAGGAGAGCTATTCCATCTATGTGTACAAGGTACTGAAGCAAGTGCACCCGGACACCGGCATCTCGTCCAAGGCCATGGGCATCATGAACTCGTTCGTCAACGACATCTTCGAGCGCATCGCGGGCGAAGCGTCGCGCCTGGCGCATTACAACAAGCGCTCGACCATCACCTCCCGGGAGATCCAGACGGCCGTGCGCCTGCTGCTGCCCGGCGAGCTGGCCAAGCACGCCGTGTCCGAGGGCACCAAGGCGGTCACCAAGTACACCAGCTCCAAGTGA
- the H2AC19 gene encoding histone H2A type 2-A has translation MSGRGKQGGKTRAKAKSRSSRAGLQFPVGRVHRLLRKGNYAERVGAGAPVYMAAVLEYLTAEILELAGNAARDNKKTRIIPRHLQLAIRNDEELNKLLGKVTIAQGGVLPNIQAVLLPKKTESHHKAKGK, from the coding sequence ATGTCTGGTCGTGGCAAACAAGGAGGCAAGACTCGCGCCAAGGCCAAGTCGCGGTCGTCCCGCGCAGGTCTGCAGTTCCCGGTGGGGCGAGTGCACCGCCTGCTGCGCAAAGGCAACTACGCCGAGCGGGTGGGAGCCGGCGCGCCGGTGTACATGGCGGCAGTCCTCGAGTACCTGACCGCGGAAATCCTGGAGCTGGCGGGCAACGCGGCCCGAGACAACAAGAAGACGCGCATCATTCCTCGTCACCTGCAGTTGGCCATTCGTAATGACGAGGAGCTGAACAAGCTGTTGGGCAAAGTCACCATCGCCCAGGGCGGCGTTTTGCCGAACATTCAGGCCGTGTTGCTCCCCAAGAAGACGGAGAGCCACCACAAGGCGAAGGGCAAGTGA
- the LOC132597435 gene encoding histone H2A type 2-A, which translates to MSGRGKQGGKTRAKAKSRSSRAGLQFPVGRVHRLLRKGNYAERVGAGAPVYMAAVLEYLTAEILELAGNAARDNKKTRIIPRHLQLAIRNDEELNKLLGKVTIAQGGVLPNIQAVLLPKKTESHHKAKGK; encoded by the coding sequence ATGTCTGGTCGTGGCAAACAAGGAGGCAAGACTCGTGCCAAGGCCAAGTCGCGGTCGTCCCGCGCAGGTCTGCAGTTCCCAGTGGGGCGAGTGCACCGCCTGCTGCGCAAAGGCAACTACGCCGAGCGGGTGGGAGCCGGCGCGCCGGTGTACATGGCGGCAGTCCTCGAGTACCTGACCGCGGAAATCCTGGAGCTGGCGGGCAACGCGGCCCGAGACAACAAGAAGACGCGCATCATTCCTCGTCACCTGCAGTTGGCCATTCGTAATGACGAGGAGCTGAACAAGCTGTTGGGCAAAGTCACCATCGCCCAGGGCGGCGTTTTGCCGAACATTCAGGCCGTGTTGCTCCCCAAGAAGACGGAGAGCCACCACAAGGCGAAGGGCAAGTGA
- the H3C15 gene encoding histone H3.2, translating to MARTKQTARKSTGGKAPRKQLATKAARKSAPATGGVKKPHRYRPGTVALREIRRYQKSTELLIRKLPFQRLVREIAQDFKTDLRFQSSAVMALQEASEAYLVGLFEDTNLCAIHAKRVTIMPKDIQLARRIRGERA from the coding sequence ATGGCCCGTACAAAGCAGACTGCCCGTAAGTCGACCGGTGGCAAGGCCCCGCGGAAGCAGCTGGCCACCAAGGCGGCCCGCAAGAGCGCGCCGGCCACCGGCGGCGTCAAGAAGCCGCACCGCTACCGGCCGGGCACCGTGGCCCTGCGGGAGATCCGGCGCTACCAGAAGTCGACCGAGCTGCTGATCCGCAAGCTGCCCTTCCAGCGGCTGGTGCGCGAGATCGCGCAGGACTTCAAGACCGACCTGCGCTTCCAGAGCTCGGCCGTGATGGCGCTGCAGGAGGCGAGCGAGGCCTACTTGGTGGGGCTGTTTGAAGACACGAACCTGTGCGCTATCCACGCCAAGCGCGTGACTATCATGCCCAAAGACATCCAGCTGGCCCGCCGCATCCGTGGGGAGCGGGCTTAA
- the LOC138842838 gene encoding histone H3, with protein MARTKQTARKSTGGKAPRKQLATKAARKSAPATGGVKKPHRYRPGTVALREIRRYQKSTELLIRKLPFQRLVREIAQDFKTDLRFQSSAVMALQEASEAYLVGLFEDTNLCAIHAKRVTIMPKDIQLARRIRGERA; from the coding sequence ATGGCGCGTACAAAGCAGACTGCCCGGAAGTCGACTGGTGGCAAGGCCCCACGGAAGCAGTTGGCCACCAAGGCGGCCCGCAAGAGCGCGCCGGCCACTGGCGGCGTCAAGAAGCCGCACCGCTACCGGCCGGGCACCGTGGCTCTGCGGGAGATCCGGCGCTACCAGAAGTCGACCGAGCTGCTGATCCGCAAGCTGCCTTTCCAGCGGCTGGTGCGCGAGATCGCGCAGGACTTCAAGACTGATCTGCGCTTCCAGAGCTCGGCCGTGATGGCGCTGCAGGAGGCGAGCGAGGCCTATCTGGTGGGGCTGTTTGAAGACACGAACTTGTGCGCTATCCACGCCAAGCGCGTGACCATCATGCCCAAAGACATCCAGCTGGCCCGCCGCATCCGCGGGGAGCGGGCTTAA